A single genomic interval of Helianthus annuus cultivar XRQ/B chromosome 6, HanXRQr2.0-SUNRISE, whole genome shotgun sequence harbors:
- the LOC110942553 gene encoding uncharacterized protein LOC110942553 produces MPFGLKNAGATYQRLMNETFSDAIGKYIEVYMDDLVIMSKEESMMLVNIQKTFNTLRSISIKLNAAKCSFGMEEGKFLGFIVTKDGFKVNPEKVQAIERMPSPSNIKEMQKLAGRLAALNRFLANHAAKSFPFIKTLRNCMKKSQFQWTPEAESAFREMKDCLIKLATLTTPIKGEPLVLYLSASDRAVGAVLLVDRQGRLAKWAIELGGHNVVFSSRPAIKGQVLADFMTEVPDDKDRECKAMEKAEKQQVEEPWLLYTDGVSNEDGAGAGLRLVSPDKHEFTYAMRLDFKSTNNEAEYEAFLAGLRLAIKMGVKHIEAHVDSMLVAGQINGQYEAKGDVIALYLGQAKTLLQTFYSYKVHHINRSENKPADALSKLASTSFQHLAKDVRIEVLSNPSVPLREVSVIQTGTTSWMTPIIMYLQSGILPKNKAEARKI; encoded by the exons ATGCCTTTCGGCCTAAAGAATGCAGGAGCGACCTATCAGAGATTGATGAACGAAACGTTCAGCGATGCCATCGGCAAGTACATCGAAGTATATATGGATGATTTGGTGATTATGAGCAAGGAAGAAAGCATGATGCTGGTGAACATCCAAAAGACTTTCAACACACTGCGCAGCATAAGCATCAAGCTAAATGCAGCAAAATGCTCTTTCGGTATGGAAGAAGGGAAATTCTTAGGTTTCATCGTCACAAAAGATGGCTTCAAAGTAAATCCAGAAAAAGTTCAAGCGATCGAAAGAATGCCTTCCCCATCAAACATCAAAGAGATGCAAAAGTTAGCAGGACGGTTAGCAGCACTCAATCGTTTTCTAGCTAATCATGCCGCAAAATCCTTTCCGTTCATCAAAACATTGCGCAACTGTATGAAGAAAAGCCAATTTCAGTGGACTCCAGAAGCGGAGAGcgcgttccgcgagatgaaagactgTCTCATCAAGCTGGCAACACTAACTACACCAATCAAAGGAGAACCCTTGGTACTATATTTGTCAGCTTCTGATAGAGCAGTTGGAGCAGTACTACTTGTCGATCGTCAAG GAAGGCTAGCCAAATGGGCAATAGAACTTGGCGGTCACAACGTGGTTTTCAGTTCAAGGCCAGCCATCAAAGGCCAAGTGTTGGCAGATTTCATGACAGAGGTACCTGACGATAAGGATCGAGAATGTAAAGCAATGGAAAAGGCCGAAAAGCAACAAGTAGAAGAACCGTGGTTGTTATACACAGATGGCGTGTCTAACGAAGACGGCGCAGGAGCAGGGCTTCGGCTGGTAAGCCCCGACAAGCATGAGTTCACGTACGCGATGCGTCTAGACTTCAAGAGTACGAACAATGAAGCCGAATATGAAGCTTTTCTTGCGGGCTTAAGATTAGCAATCAAAATGGGAGTCAAACATATCGAAGCGCACGTGGATTCCATGTTAGTGGCCGGGCAAATCAACGGTCAGTACGAAGCCAAAGGAGATGTAATAGCGCTCTATCTGGGCCAAGCAAAAACGTTGCTACAAACCTTCTATTCctacaaggtgcaccacataaaCAGGAGCGAGAACAAACCAGCAGATGCGCTGAGTAAACTCGCATCTACAAGTTttcaacacctggcaaaggatgTGCGCATAGAAGTTTTGAGCAACCCATCCGTGCCACTCAGAGAAGTAAGCGTCATCCAGACGGGGACAACGTCTTGGATGACTCCGATAATCATGTACCTTCAATCCGGGATACTCCCTAAGAACAAAGCTGAGGCGCGGAAGATCTAG